The nucleotide window AAACATTCTTCTTTAGTAATATTGTTACACTCAAACAGTTTATAGTTCATCTTAACTGCTTCAATAATTTTGCTTCGGTCGGTCTGTTTAACTATAAGGATGTCAATTTTCTTGGGAATAGTGTTCCTCTTAACTATTAACCCATCATCACTTATCAAATAGAAAGCATTCTCTTCATCTTCGAATTTTACAGCTACCTCTCTGTTCATTATGAATAATATGTAGAAATAGCTTAATAAAGATAGCACAGAAAAACTACGTTAATTTTTTTTTAGTTCATTAAATTCATGTCACTTTTAAAATTATAGATTATTTTAAAAACTACGTTATTGCTTTCACAGAAACTATAATTATCCATGTTATTTAGGTGTATAACTCACGTAGGTAATTTAGATTTTTCTCACCCACTTAGATCGTATGTTGAAAAGTTTATTTATGAAGAGTGTGTGTATAAATTCTTAAATTATTATCAGATTTATATAATATAATAAATTCCCTCACTAGTCTTTTTAAACATTAGGAACTAAGTTCATATTTTTAGTAGGGATACTCTTATTTACCATTATATCTATAATTATATACTGATAACTCATGCGAATAAGCTGGATGATAGGTGGAGCCCAAGGTTCTGGTGTCGATACTTCCGCTAACATATTTGGCAATGCCGTGGCCGCTAGCGGTTATTACATATATGGAAATAGAGAGTATTATTCCAATATAAAGGGGAGACATTCTTATTTTAATCTAACTATTAGCGATAAACCACCAAGAAGCATAGCCCAACAAATCGAGATATTAACTAGCTTTGATGCGGAAACTATATTTCAACACTTCAATGAAGTAAAAGACGTATTAATATATAGTACGGAAGTTGAGAATACCAAGGCTGAACAAGTCCAGAGCATGGAACCGGAAATCACTGAACACGTAGTTAAATTCTTGAAGGAAAAAGGTTATGGGACTACAGTAAAGGACGTAATAAATTATTTGAAGAAAGAGAAAGGAGTTAAAGTAATACCAATCGATTACATGGAGATTTTAAAGAAGGTTGCAGACCAGGCTAAAGTACAGTTAAGTGTAGCTGATAGGGCAAGGAATACCATAGCTATAGCAGCCTCTTACAAATTACTAGGATTAAAGGAACAATATCTGATAAACTCTATTACCAGAACATTTAGACAAGAAGTTTTCGCTAAGATAAATACCATAGCTGCACAGTTAGCAATGCAACAAATTCAACCGATGTATAATTTACCAGAATTACCCAACAACGAAGAGAAAATCAATCTAGATGGTAATACTGCAGCGGCAATAGGCAAGATTTATGGTGGATTAAGGTTCCAGTCGTACTATCCAATAACTCCAGCAAGCGATGAAAGTGTCTTCATAGAGGCACATCAAACTGTATTTACTGTAGATCCTAAAACTGGAGAGAAGAGAAAATCTACAATTGTAGTTGTTCAAGCAGAGGATGAGTTAGCGGCAATAAATATGGCTTCTGGTGCCGCCTTAACTGGGGTGAGAGCAGCTACAGCTACATCTGGCCCAGGTTTCTCCTTAATGGTTGAGGGAATGGGATGGGCTGGAATGAATGAGGTACCTGTTGTAATTACCTACTATATCAGAGGAGGACCCTCAACTGGCCAGCCAACTAGAACGTCTCAAGCCGATCTAATGTTCGCTCTAAATGCAGGACATGGTGAATTCCCCAGAATAGTTATAGCCTCAGGTGATCACGTTGAGGCTTTTCACGATGGTACTTGGGCACTTAACCTAGCTCAAAAATATCAAACCCCAGTAATACATTTGGTAGATAAGGCACTAGCTAACTCCTATTCAATTATTCCTAAGAAAACGTTAGGAATGGAGAATATAAGGATAGAAAAAGGTAAGATTGTAATTAATACAAATACGCCAGAATTGAAGAGATTTGAGATAACTGAAGATGGTATATCCCCATTTGCTCCATTGGGCACAGCTAGGGTTCATTATACTGGAGACGAGCACGATGAGTATGGTTTCATAGCAGAAGCTAGTGAGAATAGGGAGAAAATGTATGAAAAGAGGATAAAGAAGTTAATGACGGCAGACAAGGAAATACCCGAGGAAAGTAGGGTCAACGTTTACGGAAATACTGATTCAAAAGTTGCCATAATAACATGGGGATCTCCTAAGGGAGCCATATTGGATGCAATGGAAGAGTTAGAGAATGAAGGAATTAAGCCGATGTTAATTCAGATACGAATGTTTAGCCCATTCCCCAAGAATCTAATGAGGAAGCTGTTAAATGGGAAAGAATTTATAATTGATGTAGAGAGTAATTACTTTGGGCAAGCTGGAGAAGTGTTAAAATTGAATACCGGAATTGAGCCTACACATTACATACTAAAGTGGAACGGTAGACCAATGATGAGAGATGAAGTAAAGGAAGGTATAAAGGCAGTTGTTCAAAAAGGAGAAAGGAGGGTGGTTTTACATGGCGGGGCTTAAGGTAGAGTGGAACGATTGGTGCCCTGGTTGTGGCAACTTCGGAATATTAAGTGCTGAGCAACAAGCAATTCAAGAACTTGGTTTAGATCCAAAGAAGGTAGTGCTGGTTAGTGGTATAGGTTGCTCTGGGAAAATCCCTCACTTTATTAGGTTACCAGCTAGTGGAGTGCATACATTGCACGGCAGAGCATTAACTTTCGCCATTGGAATAAAACTTGCTAATCCCTCTTTAGAGGTTATTGTGAATGGTGGGGATGGAGATCAATTAGGTATTGGTGTTGGACATTTCGTAAGTGCTGGAAGGAGGAATGTAGATTTAACTGTAATAGTTCATAATAATGGTGTTTATGGATTAACTAAGGGTCAAGCTTCACCTACGTTAAAATTAGGTGTTAAGACTAAGAGTTTACCAAAACCCAATATTAATTCAGATATTAATCCGATAGCTCTTGCAATTAGTTCTGGATACACTTTCGTAGCTAGGGGTTATGCTTATGACGTGAAACATTTGAAGGAGATAATAAAGAAGGCTATTAAGCATAAGGGACTAGCAATGATTGATGTATTACAACCTTGTCCAACTTATAACGATATTCACACCAAAGAGTATTATGATAAGAGGGTTTACAAGTTAGATGAAGATCCAAGTTGGGATCCTATAGTTAAGAAGCCAGAGGAAATGGATGATAAGATGAGTAAGGCTATACTGAAGAGTATGGAATGGGGAGATAGAATACCAATTGGCATATTCTATCAAAATGAATTAGTATCAACTTACGAGCAAAGAATTGCTGAAAGATCCCCATCATATTTGGATAACCCACCGGCTCATGATGTAATAGAATTCGAAGGGAAACCAACTACTGATGTTGAAGATATTTTGAAGGAAAGAAGAGTAACATAAGATATAATATCACTTTTTTCTTTTTTATCTCTTTCACAATTTTTATCTTGGTTTAATAAACCCTTTCAACAAAGGGACTAGTTTATACTTTCTACTTAAGGACTTTAAATTACATCCTTTTTTGTGAAATCTTAAAAACTATCAAGAACATTCATTATAGAGGTAGAATTGCCGGAACTCAAAGTTGTTGTTTCAATAAAGCAAGTTCCAGATGTGGATGAATTAAGGATTGACCCGGTAACTAATAATTTGGTAAGGGAAGGAGTACCAGCTGTTATTAATCCTCCAGATTTACATGCAATAGAAGAAGCTGTTAGATTAAAGGAGAGATATGGAGCTAAAACTATAGTTATAACAATGGGTCCACCACAAGCTGATTCAGCACTTAGGGAGGCCCTAGCTATGGGAATTGATGAAGCTTATCTCATAAGTGATAGGGCTATGGCTGGAGCAGATACTTGGGCAACTTCCTATACGATATCTAAGGCGGTTCAAAAATTGGGTGGGGCGGATCTAATACTCTTTGGAAGAAGAGCTGTTGATGGAGAGACTGAGCAAGTCGGACCTCAAACTGGAAAATGGCTTGGACTTCCAGTTATAGGCTATGTCAGTGAGATAAAGAGCTTAGAGAAGGATAAAATAGTGGTAACTAGAACTACTGAATTTGATGAAGAGGTTATTGAGGCTCCCGTTCCCGTAGTATTAACTATATTGGAAGTTGCGAATAAGCCGAGACAACCTGATATACTAAGCCTAATTAAAGCTAAAACGGCTAAAGTTACGGTTTGGAATAAGGATGACATTAAGGCTGAGCCAAACAAAATTGGCTTAGCTGGATCACCTACTAAGGTAATAAAAGTTCAACCTCCACCTAAAACTAGAAAGGCTGAAATAATAGATGGTAAAAAGGATGTTGAAAAGGCCGCAAAATGGTTCTTAGATAAGATTTTTGAGTCGTTAAAGGAAGATGAGAGTACGTTAAAGGAGTACGTGAAGCCTAAACCAAAGGTTAAAGTAAATGGTGAAATCTGGGTATATATAGATCATATAGGAGAAAAACCAAA belongs to Saccharolobus solfataricus and includes:
- a CDS encoding 2-oxoacid:ferredoxin oxidoreductase subunit alpha; translation: MRISWMIGGAQGSGVDTSANIFGNAVAASGYYIYGNREYYSNIKGRHSYFNLTISDKPPRSIAQQIEILTSFDAETIFQHFNEVKDVLIYSTEVENTKAEQVQSMEPEITEHVVKFLKEKGYGTTVKDVINYLKKEKGVKVIPIDYMEILKKVADQAKVQLSVADRARNTIAIAASYKLLGLKEQYLINSITRTFRQEVFAKINTIAAQLAMQQIQPMYNLPELPNNEEKINLDGNTAAAIGKIYGGLRFQSYYPITPASDESVFIEAHQTVFTVDPKTGEKRKSTIVVVQAEDELAAINMASGAALTGVRAATATSGPGFSLMVEGMGWAGMNEVPVVITYYIRGGPSTGQPTRTSQADLMFALNAGHGEFPRIVIASGDHVEAFHDGTWALNLAQKYQTPVIHLVDKALANSYSIIPKKTLGMENIRIEKGKIVINTNTPELKRFEITEDGISPFAPLGTARVHYTGDEHDEYGFIAEASENREKMYEKRIKKLMTADKEIPEESRVNVYGNTDSKVAIITWGSPKGAILDAMEELENEGIKPMLIQIRMFSPFPKNLMRKLLNGKEFIIDVESNYFGQAGEVLKLNTGIEPTHYILKWNGRPMMRDEVKEGIKAVVQKGERRVVLHGGA
- a CDS encoding 2-oxoacid:ferredoxin oxidoreductase subunit beta — its product is MAGLKVEWNDWCPGCGNFGILSAEQQAIQELGLDPKKVVLVSGIGCSGKIPHFIRLPASGVHTLHGRALTFAIGIKLANPSLEVIVNGGDGDQLGIGVGHFVSAGRRNVDLTVIVHNNGVYGLTKGQASPTLKLGVKTKSLPKPNINSDINPIALAISSGYTFVARGYAYDVKHLKEIIKKAIKHKGLAMIDVLQPCPTYNDIHTKEYYDKRVYKLDEDPSWDPIVKKPEEMDDKMSKAILKSMEWGDRIPIGIFYQNELVSTYEQRIAERSPSYLDNPPAHDVIEFEGKPTTDVEDILKERRVT